In Bos taurus isolate L1 Dominette 01449 registration number 42190680 breed Hereford chromosome 11, ARS-UCD2.0, whole genome shotgun sequence, one DNA window encodes the following:
- the HADHB gene encoding trifunctional enzyme subunit beta, mitochondrial isoform X2 translates to MISLLTYTLKNLPNTSKWALRFCMRPLSSSSQLQAAAASQTKSKKTLAKPNIRNIVVVDGVRTPFLLSGTSYKDLMPHDLARAALSGLLHRTSVPKDVVDYIIFGTVIQEVKTSNVAREAALGAGFSDKTPAHTVTMACISSNQAMTTAVGLIASGQCDVVVAGGVELMSDIPIRHSRKMRKMMLDLNKAKTLAQRLSIISKFRLNFLSPELPAVSEFSTSETMGHSADRLAAAFAISREEQDEYALRSHSLAKKAQDEGLLSDVVPFKVPGRDTVTQDNGIRPSSLDQMAKLKPAFIKPYGTVTAANSSFLTDGASAVLIMAEEKALAMGYKPKAYLRDFMYVSQDPKDQLLLGPTYATPKVLEKAGLTMNDIDVFEFHEAFSGQILANLKAMDSDWFAQNYMGRKAKVGLPPLEKFNNWGGSLSLGHPFGATGCRLVMAAANRLRKEGGQYGLVAACAAGGQVGHRSLIGVSRKLFSGNKLIQECLIYLNSIQS, encoded by the exons ATGATTTCCCTCTTGacttacactttaaaaaatcttccCAATACATCAAAATGGGCCCTCAGATTTT GTATGAGACCTCTGAGCAGTTCCTCCCAGCTACAAGCTGCCGCAG CTTCCCAGACTAAATCGAAAAAAACCCTAGCCAAACCCAACATAAGGAATATTGTGGTGGTGGATGGTGTTCGCACTCCATTTTTGCTATCAGGCACTTC ATATAAAGACCTGATGCCACATGATTTGGCTAGAGCAGCACTTTC GGGTTTGTTGCATCGGACCAGTGTCCCAAAGGATGTTGTTGATTATATCATCTTTGGCACAGTTATACAGGAAGTGAAAACAAGCAATGTGGCTAGAGAG GCTGCCCTCGGAGCCGGCTTCTCTGACAAGACTCCTGCTCACACTGTCACCATGGCTTGCATCTCTTCCAACCAAGCCATGACCACAG CTGTCGGCCTGATTGCTTCCGGCCAATGTGACGTGGTCGTGGCGGGTGGTGTAGAGTTGATGTCTGACATCCCTATTCGCCATTCaaggaaaatgaggaaaatgatgCTGGATCTCAATAAGGCCAAGACTCTGGCTCAGCGACTCTCTATAATCTCTAAATTCAGATTGAATTTCCTATCGCCAGAG CTTCCTGCAGTGAGTGAGTTCTCCACCAGTGAGACCATGGGCCACTCTGCAGACCGACTGGCTGCTGCCTTTGCTATTTCTCGGGAGGAGCAGGATGAATACGCATTGCGCTCTCACAGCCTGGCCAAAAAGGCACAGGATGAAGGACTCCTTTCTGATGTTGTGCCCTTCAAAGTACCAG GAAGAGATACAGTTACACAAGATAATGGGATTCGTCCTTCCTCTCTGGATCAGATGGCCAAACTAAAACCTGCATTCATCAAGCCCTATGGCACAGTGACAGCTGCAAATTCTTCTTTCCTG ACCGATGGTGCGTCTGCAGTGCTGATTATGGCAGAGGAAAAAGCTCTGGCCATGGGTTATAAGCCGAAGGCATATCTGAG GGATTTCATGTACGTGTCCCAGGATCCAAAAGATCAGCTTTTACTTGG ACCAACGTATGCTACTCCAAAAGTTCTGGAAAAGGCAGGATTAACAATGAATgatattgatgtttttgaatttcaTGAAGCTTTCTCA GGTCAGATTTTGGCTAATTTGAAGGCCATGGATTCTGATTGGTTTGCACAAAACTACATGGGTAGAAAAGCCAAG GTTGGATTGCCTCCTTTGGAGAAGTTTAACAACTGGGGTGGATCACTGTCTCTGGGGCACCCATTTGGAGCCACTGGCTGTCGGTTGGTCATGGCAGCTGCCAACAGGTTACGGAAGGAAGGAGGCCAGTATGGTCTAGTAGCTGCCTGTGCAGCTGGAGGGCAGGTAGGTCACAGAAGCTTAATAGGAGTTTCCAGAAAGTTATTTTCTGGAAACAAACTCATCCAAGAATGTTTAATTTATCTTAATTCGATACAGTCTTAG
- the HADHB gene encoding trifunctional enzyme subunit beta, mitochondrial isoform X3, with protein MNQNFRMISLLTYTLKNLPNTSKWALRFCMRPLSSSSQLQAAAASQTKSKKTLAKPNIRNIVVVDGVRTPFLLSGTSYKDLMPHDLARAALSGLLHRTSVPKDVVDYIIFGTVIQEVKTSNVAREAALGAGFSDKTPAHTVTMACISSNQAMTTAVGLIASGQCDVVVAGGVELMSDIPIRHSRKMRKMMLDLNKAKTLAQRLSIISKFRLNFLSPELPAVSEFSTSETMGHSADRLAAAFAISREEQDEYALRSHSLAKKAQDEGLLSDVVPFKVPGRDTVTQDNGIRPSSLDQMAKLKPAFIKPYGTVTAANSSFLTDGASAVLIMAEEKALAMGYKPKAYLRDFMYVSQDPKDQLLLGPTYATPKVLEKAGLTMNDIDVFEFHEAFSGQILANLKAMDSDWFAQNYMGRKAKVGLPPLEKFNNWGGSLSLGHPFGATGCRLVMAAANRLRKEGGQYGLVAACAAGGQGHAMIVEAYPK; from the exons atttcagaATGATTTCCCTCTTGacttacactttaaaaaatcttccCAATACATCAAAATGGGCCCTCAGATTTT GTATGAGACCTCTGAGCAGTTCCTCCCAGCTACAAGCTGCCGCAG CTTCCCAGACTAAATCGAAAAAAACCCTAGCCAAACCCAACATAAGGAATATTGTGGTGGTGGATGGTGTTCGCACTCCATTTTTGCTATCAGGCACTTC ATATAAAGACCTGATGCCACATGATTTGGCTAGAGCAGCACTTTC GGGTTTGTTGCATCGGACCAGTGTCCCAAAGGATGTTGTTGATTATATCATCTTTGGCACAGTTATACAGGAAGTGAAAACAAGCAATGTGGCTAGAGAG GCTGCCCTCGGAGCCGGCTTCTCTGACAAGACTCCTGCTCACACTGTCACCATGGCTTGCATCTCTTCCAACCAAGCCATGACCACAG CTGTCGGCCTGATTGCTTCCGGCCAATGTGACGTGGTCGTGGCGGGTGGTGTAGAGTTGATGTCTGACATCCCTATTCGCCATTCaaggaaaatgaggaaaatgatgCTGGATCTCAATAAGGCCAAGACTCTGGCTCAGCGACTCTCTATAATCTCTAAATTCAGATTGAATTTCCTATCGCCAGAG CTTCCTGCAGTGAGTGAGTTCTCCACCAGTGAGACCATGGGCCACTCTGCAGACCGACTGGCTGCTGCCTTTGCTATTTCTCGGGAGGAGCAGGATGAATACGCATTGCGCTCTCACAGCCTGGCCAAAAAGGCACAGGATGAAGGACTCCTTTCTGATGTTGTGCCCTTCAAAGTACCAG GAAGAGATACAGTTACACAAGATAATGGGATTCGTCCTTCCTCTCTGGATCAGATGGCCAAACTAAAACCTGCATTCATCAAGCCCTATGGCACAGTGACAGCTGCAAATTCTTCTTTCCTG ACCGATGGTGCGTCTGCAGTGCTGATTATGGCAGAGGAAAAAGCTCTGGCCATGGGTTATAAGCCGAAGGCATATCTGAG GGATTTCATGTACGTGTCCCAGGATCCAAAAGATCAGCTTTTACTTGG ACCAACGTATGCTACTCCAAAAGTTCTGGAAAAGGCAGGATTAACAATGAATgatattgatgtttttgaatttcaTGAAGCTTTCTCA GGTCAGATTTTGGCTAATTTGAAGGCCATGGATTCTGATTGGTTTGCACAAAACTACATGGGTAGAAAAGCCAAG GTTGGATTGCCTCCTTTGGAGAAGTTTAACAACTGGGGTGGATCACTGTCTCTGGGGCACCCATTTGGAGCCACTGGCTGTCGGTTGGTCATGGCAGCTGCCAACAGGTTACGGAAGGAAGGAGGCCAGTATGGTCTAGTAGCTGCCTGTGCAGCTGGAGGGCAG ggCCATGCTATGATAGTAGAAGCTTATCCAAAATAA
- the HADHB gene encoding trifunctional enzyme subunit beta, mitochondrial isoform X1, with protein sequence MNQNFRMISLLTYTLKNLPNTSKWALRFCMRPLSSSSQLQAAAASQTKSKKTLAKPNIRNIVVVDGVRTPFLLSGTSYKDLMPHDLARAALSGLLHRTSVPKDVVDYIIFGTVIQEVKTSNVAREAALGAGFSDKTPAHTVTMACISSNQAMTTAVGLIASGQCDVVVAGGVELMSDIPIRHSRKMRKMMLDLNKAKTLAQRLSIISKFRLNFLSPELPAVSEFSTSETMGHSADRLAAAFAISREEQDEYALRSHSLAKKAQDEGLLSDVVPFKVPGRDTVTQDNGIRPSSLDQMAKLKPAFIKPYGTVTAANSSFLTDGASAVLIMAEEKALAMGYKPKAYLRDFMYVSQDPKDQLLLGPTYATPKVLEKAGLTMNDIDVFEFHEAFSGQILANLKAMDSDWFAQNYMGRKAKVGLPPLEKFNNWGGSLSLGHPFGATGCRLVMAAANRLRKEGGQYGLVAACAAGGQVGHRSLIGVSRKLFSGNKLIQECLIYLNSIQS encoded by the exons atttcagaATGATTTCCCTCTTGacttacactttaaaaaatcttccCAATACATCAAAATGGGCCCTCAGATTTT GTATGAGACCTCTGAGCAGTTCCTCCCAGCTACAAGCTGCCGCAG CTTCCCAGACTAAATCGAAAAAAACCCTAGCCAAACCCAACATAAGGAATATTGTGGTGGTGGATGGTGTTCGCACTCCATTTTTGCTATCAGGCACTTC ATATAAAGACCTGATGCCACATGATTTGGCTAGAGCAGCACTTTC GGGTTTGTTGCATCGGACCAGTGTCCCAAAGGATGTTGTTGATTATATCATCTTTGGCACAGTTATACAGGAAGTGAAAACAAGCAATGTGGCTAGAGAG GCTGCCCTCGGAGCCGGCTTCTCTGACAAGACTCCTGCTCACACTGTCACCATGGCTTGCATCTCTTCCAACCAAGCCATGACCACAG CTGTCGGCCTGATTGCTTCCGGCCAATGTGACGTGGTCGTGGCGGGTGGTGTAGAGTTGATGTCTGACATCCCTATTCGCCATTCaaggaaaatgaggaaaatgatgCTGGATCTCAATAAGGCCAAGACTCTGGCTCAGCGACTCTCTATAATCTCTAAATTCAGATTGAATTTCCTATCGCCAGAG CTTCCTGCAGTGAGTGAGTTCTCCACCAGTGAGACCATGGGCCACTCTGCAGACCGACTGGCTGCTGCCTTTGCTATTTCTCGGGAGGAGCAGGATGAATACGCATTGCGCTCTCACAGCCTGGCCAAAAAGGCACAGGATGAAGGACTCCTTTCTGATGTTGTGCCCTTCAAAGTACCAG GAAGAGATACAGTTACACAAGATAATGGGATTCGTCCTTCCTCTCTGGATCAGATGGCCAAACTAAAACCTGCATTCATCAAGCCCTATGGCACAGTGACAGCTGCAAATTCTTCTTTCCTG ACCGATGGTGCGTCTGCAGTGCTGATTATGGCAGAGGAAAAAGCTCTGGCCATGGGTTATAAGCCGAAGGCATATCTGAG GGATTTCATGTACGTGTCCCAGGATCCAAAAGATCAGCTTTTACTTGG ACCAACGTATGCTACTCCAAAAGTTCTGGAAAAGGCAGGATTAACAATGAATgatattgatgtttttgaatttcaTGAAGCTTTCTCA GGTCAGATTTTGGCTAATTTGAAGGCCATGGATTCTGATTGGTTTGCACAAAACTACATGGGTAGAAAAGCCAAG GTTGGATTGCCTCCTTTGGAGAAGTTTAACAACTGGGGTGGATCACTGTCTCTGGGGCACCCATTTGGAGCCACTGGCTGTCGGTTGGTCATGGCAGCTGCCAACAGGTTACGGAAGGAAGGAGGCCAGTATGGTCTAGTAGCTGCCTGTGCAGCTGGAGGGCAGGTAGGTCACAGAAGCTTAATAGGAGTTTCCAGAAAGTTATTTTCTGGAAACAAACTCATCCAAGAATGTTTAATTTATCTTAATTCGATACAGTCTTAG
- the HADHB gene encoding trifunctional enzyme subunit beta, mitochondrial precursor, producing the protein MISLLTYTLKNLPNTSKWALRFCMRPLSSSSQLQAAAASQTKSKKTLAKPNIRNIVVVDGVRTPFLLSGTSYKDLMPHDLARAALSGLLHRTSVPKDVVDYIIFGTVIQEVKTSNVAREAALGAGFSDKTPAHTVTMACISSNQAMTTAVGLIASGQCDVVVAGGVELMSDIPIRHSRKMRKMMLDLNKAKTLAQRLSIISKFRLNFLSPELPAVSEFSTSETMGHSADRLAAAFAISREEQDEYALRSHSLAKKAQDEGLLSDVVPFKVPGRDTVTQDNGIRPSSLDQMAKLKPAFIKPYGTVTAANSSFLTDGASAVLIMAEEKALAMGYKPKAYLRDFMYVSQDPKDQLLLGPTYATPKVLEKAGLTMNDIDVFEFHEAFSGQILANLKAMDSDWFAQNYMGRKAKVGLPPLEKFNNWGGSLSLGHPFGATGCRLVMAAANRLRKEGGQYGLVAACAAGGQGHAMIVEAYPK; encoded by the exons ATGATTTCCCTCTTGacttacactttaaaaaatcttccCAATACATCAAAATGGGCCCTCAGATTTT GTATGAGACCTCTGAGCAGTTCCTCCCAGCTACAAGCTGCCGCAG CTTCCCAGACTAAATCGAAAAAAACCCTAGCCAAACCCAACATAAGGAATATTGTGGTGGTGGATGGTGTTCGCACTCCATTTTTGCTATCAGGCACTTC ATATAAAGACCTGATGCCACATGATTTGGCTAGAGCAGCACTTTC GGGTTTGTTGCATCGGACCAGTGTCCCAAAGGATGTTGTTGATTATATCATCTTTGGCACAGTTATACAGGAAGTGAAAACAAGCAATGTGGCTAGAGAG GCTGCCCTCGGAGCCGGCTTCTCTGACAAGACTCCTGCTCACACTGTCACCATGGCTTGCATCTCTTCCAACCAAGCCATGACCACAG CTGTCGGCCTGATTGCTTCCGGCCAATGTGACGTGGTCGTGGCGGGTGGTGTAGAGTTGATGTCTGACATCCCTATTCGCCATTCaaggaaaatgaggaaaatgatgCTGGATCTCAATAAGGCCAAGACTCTGGCTCAGCGACTCTCTATAATCTCTAAATTCAGATTGAATTTCCTATCGCCAGAG CTTCCTGCAGTGAGTGAGTTCTCCACCAGTGAGACCATGGGCCACTCTGCAGACCGACTGGCTGCTGCCTTTGCTATTTCTCGGGAGGAGCAGGATGAATACGCATTGCGCTCTCACAGCCTGGCCAAAAAGGCACAGGATGAAGGACTCCTTTCTGATGTTGTGCCCTTCAAAGTACCAG GAAGAGATACAGTTACACAAGATAATGGGATTCGTCCTTCCTCTCTGGATCAGATGGCCAAACTAAAACCTGCATTCATCAAGCCCTATGGCACAGTGACAGCTGCAAATTCTTCTTTCCTG ACCGATGGTGCGTCTGCAGTGCTGATTATGGCAGAGGAAAAAGCTCTGGCCATGGGTTATAAGCCGAAGGCATATCTGAG GGATTTCATGTACGTGTCCCAGGATCCAAAAGATCAGCTTTTACTTGG ACCAACGTATGCTACTCCAAAAGTTCTGGAAAAGGCAGGATTAACAATGAATgatattgatgtttttgaatttcaTGAAGCTTTCTCA GGTCAGATTTTGGCTAATTTGAAGGCCATGGATTCTGATTGGTTTGCACAAAACTACATGGGTAGAAAAGCCAAG GTTGGATTGCCTCCTTTGGAGAAGTTTAACAACTGGGGTGGATCACTGTCTCTGGGGCACCCATTTGGAGCCACTGGCTGTCGGTTGGTCATGGCAGCTGCCAACAGGTTACGGAAGGAAGGAGGCCAGTATGGTCTAGTAGCTGCCTGTGCAGCTGGAGGGCAG ggCCATGCTATGATAGTAGAAGCTTATCCAAAATAA